A genomic window from Fibrobacterota bacterium includes:
- a CDS encoding STAS domain-containing protein: MLDLTKIEEGARILITLQGVANLRSTSELKRMLADATEDTGIRQVVLDMSGVEMLDSAVLGILLAHHQKLQRRGGELVLLSPSDEMTDLLVMTDLEQLIPVYATRELLPAAVA, from the coding sequence ATGCTTGACCTGACCAAAATCGAAGAGGGTGCCCGGATCCTGATCACCCTCCAGGGTGTCGCGAACCTGCGCTCGACTTCTGAACTCAAACGGATGTTGGCCGACGCCACCGAAGACACCGGCATTCGCCAGGTCGTTTTGGACATGAGCGGTGTGGAAATGCTCGACAGCGCCGTGTTGGGGATCCTGTTGGCTCACCACCAGAAGCTTCAGCGTCGCGGCGGCGAACTTGTGCTACTCTCCCCCAGCGATGAAATGACCGATCTGTTGGTCATGACCGATCTCGAGCAACTGATCCCGGTCTACGCCACCCGGGAATTGCTTCCCGCCGCCGTCGCCTGA
- a CDS encoding GAF domain-containing protein yields MRGLPLHEKLAGLVRIGIALYSVRELDELLEMIVEEAMDICGADGGTLYLVRDSMLEFHITRNRSLEKEIGRERMLDFFERLVIPISTSSMAGTCALTGKAMNIPDLYSLPSDFPFRHNPELDRRTGYKSVSQLTVPMHGRTGGCVGVLQILNSLDAEGKPVPFAPDDEMLLSAFAAQAGVSIQNAQLDEKLRRSHQETLFRLSGAAEYRDKETSNHIRRMSHYARIIATGMGLSRLEVANIHHSAPMHDVGKLGIPDRILHKPGPLTPEERTIMESHCLIGARILEGSDVPVVHQASVLALTHHEKWDGTGYPQKLSGRRIPLEGRIAAVADVFDALASRRCYKEAWPEDKVLEYLVEQKGKHFDPDLVDCFLQNMDEVRRIQALHLDTDEDFQRIETLSTHLANEAVDQAA; encoded by the coding sequence ATGCGAGGACTCCCACTTCACGAAAAGCTCGCCGGTCTCGTGCGCATCGGCATCGCTCTGTATTCCGTCCGCGAGCTGGACGAACTTCTCGAAATGATCGTCGAGGAGGCGATGGATATCTGCGGTGCGGATGGCGGCACGCTCTACCTGGTGCGCGATTCCATGCTGGAATTCCACATCACCAGAAACCGCAGCCTGGAAAAGGAGATCGGAAGGGAGCGGATGTTGGATTTTTTCGAGAGGCTCGTCATTCCGATCTCGACGTCTTCCATGGCGGGAACCTGCGCCCTGACCGGCAAGGCCATGAACATCCCGGACCTCTACTCCTTGCCTTCGGACTTTCCTTTCCGACACAATCCAGAGCTCGACCGCCGTACCGGATACAAATCGGTCTCCCAACTCACGGTGCCCATGCATGGTCGGACCGGTGGTTGCGTGGGCGTGCTCCAGATCCTCAATTCGCTGGACGCGGAGGGTAAACCCGTTCCGTTCGCCCCGGATGATGAAATGCTCCTATCCGCTTTCGCGGCGCAAGCCGGTGTTTCCATCCAAAATGCCCAATTGGATGAAAAACTTCGTCGATCCCATCAGGAAACGCTGTTTCGGCTCTCCGGAGCGGCCGAATACCGGGACAAGGAAACCTCCAATCACATCCGGCGCATGAGCCATTATGCGCGTATCATCGCCACCGGAATGGGGCTGTCGCGACTGGAAGTGGCCAATATCCATCACTCCGCCCCGATGCACGATGTGGGCAAACTCGGGATTCCCGACCGGATCCTCCACAAGCCAGGACCTCTGACCCCGGAAGAACGCACGATCATGGAGAGTCACTGCCTGATCGGAGCGCGGATTCTCGAAGGCTCCGACGTGCCGGTGGTGCACCAGGCGTCTGTTTTGGCTTTGACTCACCATGAAAAATGGGATGGAACGGGCTATCCCCAGAAATTATCGGGGCGCCGCATTCCGCTGGAAGGACGCATCGCCGCTGTCGCGGATGTGTTCGATGCCCTCGCCAGTCGGCGTTGCTACAAGGAAGCCTGGCCCGAAGACAAAGTGCTGGAATATCTGGTCGAGCAGAAAGGCAAGCATTTCGATCCAGACCTGGTGGACTGTTTCCTGCAGAACATGGACGAAGTCCGACGGATTCAGGCGCTGCATTTGGATACGGACGAGGACTTCCAGCGGATCGAAACGCTTTCCACCCACTTGGCCAACGAAGCGGTCGATCAGGCGGCTTGA